The segment TCGACATCAACCATCGCCTCGACGAGATACTCTAATCCCTTGTAGTAGATGAGTCGCCCAGCGAACAGCAGGACCGGTTGCGAGTCATCCACCTCGGAGACAGCGGTCGAGTCGTCTTCGAAGCGATTTGCGTTGGAGCTGTCACTATCGAGGTCGGAAACGGGATACTCGTCGAGGTCCACGGCGAGGGGAATCACCTCGCACTTGTCCTCGTACTGTGGGAGAACCTGTGAGTGTTCAACCAGCGCGGGCGAGGTGGCGAGGATGCGGTCGGCGCGATCAAGGAAGCGTTCGAGAAACGGACGGTAAGCGCGGGCGATAGCCGCTTGTCGCACGATGTCGCTATGATAGGTCACGACGACAGTGACATCTGTCGGGGCAGTAGCGAGATGCGAAATCGCGGCGAGTGGGTGTGGAAGATGATAGTGAACCACATCGTGCGTACGAACGAGTCGTCGGATGTGGAGCGGGAGCGTCGGTGCGAGCGGTACCGAGAGAAGTTTACCGATACTGCCCACCCTATGAACCTGAACACTATTGACGCGGTCGCGTCTGCCGGTCCCCTGCGGGACGGCCGAGAGGACCGACACGTCGTGACCGCGATTAGCCAGTCCCTCCGAAAGCTGTTGGACCACCTGTTCTATTCCGCCGGTATGAGGAGGATAGAACTGACTCACTTGAAGTACGTCCATGTATTGGAGAACTGATAGCCACTGTTCGCCATTATATCTACCTTTTCCAATCTCAGAGCCGCTTCGGAGGCATCGTTTGTTGTGTTACCTTCTTGCGAGGTCATGAAGGTGGGCCTCCAAGTCATCGACGACCGAAGACCATGCGTACATCTCGACCATCTGAGCTCGGCCGCTGATAGCGAGTTCGCGCGAGTCCTCGGACCCAGAGAGCGCGTCAGTAACGTATTTAGCGAACATATCGGCGTCCTCTGCTACCCAGAGGTGCTTACCATGTTTGACGTTCACTCCTTCCGCACCGGTCGGCGTTGAGACGACGACCGACTCGCTAGCAAGTGCTTCGACGAGTTTGATCTTGACGCCGCCCCCTTCTCGAAGCGGCACCACTATAGTGTCGGCAGCATCGATGAACGGTTCGATCGCCGGGACGCGACCCGTCACGACGACGCCGGGTTGCTTGCCGAGACGACGGACAGTCTCGTTCGGTTCCTTGCCGACGATGAGGAAGCGCACGTCCGGAACTACCGACCGGACCTTTGGAAATACCTCCTTAACGAACCACTCGACTGCATCCACGTTCGGTTCGTAGCGCATCGTTCCTGTAAAGACGACAGTTGGCACGTCGCTAGCGTACTTTTCCGGGAGGGACTCGGTCAAGTCGAACCGGTCTGCGGTCACACCTATGGGAGATACTGACGTCCGGTCGGCAATCGTCGGGAATCGGTCGGCCATCTGGGCGCGTTCGTCGGTCGAAAGGAAAAGGTACGAGTCGAACAGACCGTCACCGAAAACAGTTCGTTCGTACTGTAACATTCGTGCCGACTCAACCGCGTAGGGGATGGCCCTCGGCGACGGGAACTTCGATCGTGCCATTCCGAGCAGGACCTTTGTCTCTATATTATGAACAGAAAAGCACGTGGGTACGTCCAATTCTGTTAGGTATTTCGTCATGTTGGTGTGTTCGGCAACGACCACGTCCGCAGTATCTGTGAGTTCGTCGAGTTTCTCCTGGAGTTTCGGTGCGTATCGACTCGCCACAGGATATGGAAGCCGCGGGTTCCGGGCGTATAGTTTCATACCCCGTGGACGTGTCGCATACGTGACCGACGAACAGAAATCTGTCATCTCGTCTGCTCGGTCGAGTTCCGACTCGTCGTCCACGACTGAGAGGACGTGAACGTCGTGTCCACGGTCAGCCAGTCGCTTAATGCGGTTGAACGTTACGACCCGTTCGCCCTGGTTTGGCGGGTACGGTGTACCCGGCGTAATCCACACTAGCTCCATGGTTTGGTGATTACCCAGTTCGGAAGGTACTGTTTCGGAATAGGAACCGATCGAACCGAGTTAGGTGCGGCTACCGAAACTGCTGAGAAGCCTATGCCAACGTAGAACCAAATGCGAAGGACGTAAAACTGGTCCACGAACATCGCGCTAATGGCGGCGAACACGACGATACTGAAGAACGTCTGTGTGATAGCGGCCATCGGCCCGTCACCGTTTTTGAGGAGGGTGTTGGCCGTATGGTTGAACTGTCGGAGGACGAATCCGAGCAACAGTACGAGGAGCAAAAGACCAACGAGACCTAGTTCTGCTAGCGTCCGAGAGTAATTGAACGTCCAACCATATGTGTGGCCTACGAAATCCACACCGCGCTCAGAATGGAACTGGTAGTTGTTCAATCCCACCCCTGTGAGGGGACGTTGAGACCAAACGTTGATTCCGGACAGGATGCGATCTGCCCGAACGTCGAGGCTAGAGTGTGTTACTGTCTCAACACCCTGTGA is part of the Halorussus salinus genome and harbors:
- a CDS encoding glycosyltransferase, whose product is MELVWITPGTPYPPNQGERVVTFNRIKRLADRGHDVHVLSVVDDESELDRADEMTDFCSSVTYATRPRGMKLYARNPRLPYPVASRYAPKLQEKLDELTDTADVVVAEHTNMTKYLTELDVPTCFSVHNIETKVLLGMARSKFPSPRAIPYAVESARMLQYERTVFGDGLFDSYLFLSTDERAQMADRFPTIADRTSVSPIGVTADRFDLTESLPEKYASDVPTVVFTGTMRYEPNVDAVEWFVKEVFPKVRSVVPDVRFLIVGKEPNETVRRLGKQPGVVVTGRVPAIEPFIDAADTIVVPLREGGGVKIKLVEALASESVVVSTPTGAEGVNVKHGKHLWVAEDADMFAKYVTDALSGSEDSRELAISGRAQMVEMYAWSSVVDDLEAHLHDLARR